GAAGGGTTCAAGATTTGGCCCAAAGAGCTGTCGATCGACGCTTACAAGGCGGTCTTCACCAATCCGGAACAAATTCTCCGCGCCTATTGGGTGACGATCTGGATTACCGCAGCGGGAACGTTCCTCGGCTTGTTCCTGACTTCCATGGCCGGTTACGTGCTGGCGCGCAAGGACTTCAAGTACCGGAACGCCGTCTCATTTTTCATGTACTTCACGACCTTGTTCAGCGGGGGACTGATTCCTTGGTATATCCTCATCGTGAAATATTTGAGCTGGAAGGACAGTTATTTGGCGATGCTCGTCCCAGGGCTGCTGAGCGCGTGGAACATCATTTTAATGAAGAATTTTATGAAATCGATTCCAGACTCGATCATCGAGTCGGCTCGAATCGACGGCGCGAACGACTTCACCATCTACAGCCGGCTTATTCTGCCTTTGTCCACGCCGGGCCTTGCCACCATCGGGCTTTTTCTGGCTCTCGGCTACTGGAACGATTGGTTTACCGCCAATATTTTCATCACGACGGAAAGCAAGTATCCGCTGCAATTTTTCCTGTACAAGATTCTTGCCAACGCCGCTGTGCTTCGTACGGATATCGCCGCCAACTTGTCCGCCGTCAATTTCAAGGCCCCGGCCGAAACGCTGAAGATGGCGGTAGCCGTCGTCGTCACCGGACCGATCGTTCTGCTGTATCCCTTCGTGCAGAAGTATTTCGTCAAAGGGCTGACCATCGGCGCAGTCAAAGGTTAGAACCGGCTTTCCGGCTAACATACATACGGATCCGATAAAAGGAGGAGTCGAAATGAAAAGAAAGCTCGGCGCCGTGCTGGCGACTGCGCTTTTCGCCGCAGCCGCTCTGTCCGGTTGCGGCGGCAACGACGAGGCCAAGCCGGAGGCGTCCGCCTCGGGGAAATCCGATGGAAAACAGGATGCCGTGGCATCCGCGGGCCCTGATACGTCGAAACCGGTGGAGCTCGTGTGGTATCTGTTGGGCGATGCGAACAAAGACACGCCGAAAGTGATGGAAGAATTCAACAAAATGCTGAAGAAAGACCTGAACGCGACAGTTAAGCTGAACTTCACGACTTGGAACGACTGGCAGACGAAATATAATTTGCTACTGACGGCCGGCGAGAAAATCGATATGATCTTTGCTTCTTCCTGGGCCGGCTTCTTCAAATACGCCAAGCAAGGCGCCTTCCTGGATTTGACCCCGCTGCTGCCGAAGTACGCGCCGCAGGTGCAGAAGCAGGTTCCGGAGCAAGACTGGAGCGATGTCACGATCGGCGGCAAGATTTACGCGGTGCCGAACACGAATCCGGAATATACACCGGACGGTATCGTGTACCGAGAGGATTGGAGAAAGGAACTGAACCTCCCGGAAATCAAGGATCTGGCTTCCATCGAAGCTTATATGGACGGGATCAAAAAGAACAAGCCGGGCGTCATCCCGATCAACGGCAGCGCCTGGAACGAAATTTCCACCTTGTTCATGGCGTATCACGACTTCCATACGATCGGCGGCGAGAGCGGCGTCATTGTATCCAAGTCCTACGACACGCCGAGAGACATCGTCGCTTACCCGTTCACTCCCGAATACGAGGCGTGGGTGAAGAAGATGAAGGAGTGGGCGGATAAAGGCTACTGGTCGAAAAACACCCTTTCCTCCAAGCAGGAAGCGGGCGACCTGATCAAGGCCGGAACGGGCGCCATCTACTGGCGCAATCCTCCGGGCGCGTCCGGCTTCATCACCGACATGCAGAAGCAGAATCCGAAAGTGGAGATCGGTTACTTCCCGTTCACCCGTCTCCATAACTACGCGATGCCGACCATGGCGATCGCCAACGGCATGGCTATCCCGAAGAGCGCCGCCAATCCGGAGCGTTCCCTCATGGTGCTGGAGAAAATCCGCACCGATCCGAAGTACTACAACTTGATTACGTACGGCATCGAAGGCTATCACTACGATCTCATCAACGACGGCAAAAATATCGTCACCCCGTCCAAGAGTCAGGACCCGGCGAAGGTTCAAGGCTACGGCATCGCCGACTGGGGCTGGAGATACAAGCCGCTGATGAAATCCGGCGTAGGCGGCTGGGACGGTCTCGACAAGCTGAACGAAGAATTCGCCAAAATCAGCAAACCGGACATCTTCTCGCCGATCTCCATGGACTACGATCCGGTGAAAACGGAATACGCGGCCGTTAACCAGGTGAAAGATCAATACGGCAAGCCTTTAATGATGGGTTTGGTGCCGAACGTGGACGAAGCGATCAAGACGTACCGGGACAAATTGAAGGCGGCGGGCATCGATAAAGTTCTCGATTATGTCAAGCAGCAGGCGACGGCCTATTATGACGAGAAAGGCATTAAATAATCAAGCATGGTGAAGAAGTTTAAGGGCCGACAGCGGGATACGGCCGGCATAACCGCCGGAGGCTGACTGTCGGCCCTTTTCCGGCAGAAATAGGGCGGAGGGCTGATTTTATGAGTAAAGTGCGGGTATGGGAATCGACGATCGACGAGTCGAAGAAGCTGGCGCAGGCCGAGCCGCTCGACATGCTGGAAGGCGAGGGGCCGGAAACAACGGATTATACCGTTACGGTGGACGAATCGGTGGCGTACCAGCAGATGGACGGGTTCGGGGCTTCTTTTACCGATGCGTCGGCCTGGCTCGTCCATCATGCGTTGTCGCCGGAGCTCCGGGAAGAGCTGATGCGGAAGCTGTTCGACCGGGAAGAAGGGATCGGGGTGTCATTTCTGCGGCAGCCGATGGGAGCGAGCGATTTCGCCTGGCGGATCTACAGCTACGACGATGTGGAACCGGGAGAGACCGACTATGAGCTTGCCCGGTTTTCGATCGATCACGACCGGCAATACATTATCCCGCTCCTGCATCGGGCGAAGGTGCTCAATCCCGACTTGAAGGTGATGGCTTCGCCATGGAGCCCTCCGGGTTGGATGAAGACGTCCGGTTCGATGATCGGCGGCACGCTGAAGCCGGAATGCTACGGCGTGTATGCGGATTATTTCGTCCAATTTCTCGACGCGTACGAAGCGGAAGGGATTCCGATATATGCCGTTACGATGCAGAACGAGCCGGGCTACGAGCCGAAGGAGTACCCCGGGATGATCGTTACGCCCGAAGAAGAGGCGAGATTTATCCGAGAGCACTTGGGCCCTCGCCTCGCAGGGCGGAAGCGGCCCGTCAAGATCATGTGCTACGACCATAACTGGGACGTTCCCGAGCATCCCCGGGCGATCTATGAAGATTCGGAAGCGAGCCGGTATGTCGCGGGAACCGCTTGGCACGTATACGGCGGACGCCATGAGGCGATGTCGGACATCAAGGAGCGGTTTCCCGATAAAGACGTCTGGTTTACCGAAGCGTCGGGAGGCGAATGGGTTCCGCCGTTTCGTGACGCGTTCCTGGATCAGATGAAGCATGTTATCCGTACGACGAGAAACTGGTCGAAGTCGGTGGTTTGGTGGAATATGGCCCTGGATGAGGAGAACGGACCTACCGTCCTGTCGCGCAGCACATGCCGGGGCGTGGTCAAGATCGATAAGCGGACGGGGGAACTGACCTATAATCTGGATTACTTTACGCTCGGCCATATCAGTAAATTCGTGATGCCGGGCGCTTACCGGATCGATTCCGATACGTACGAGGATGACTTGGAGACGGCGGCGTTCCGCAACGGCGACGGCTCCAACGTGCTGATCGTCTCGAACCGGACGAAGGATCGCAAGACACTGACCGCGAAGAGCGGCAACCGGAGCTTCTTCTATGAGATCGAAGGGGAAGCGGCCGTCACGTTCCGATGGGATGCGGATGGATGAGATGAAGCGGTCGGGTAAAATGCGCAAGGCGGCGGCTTCGGCAGGCTTTATGGTTCTGCTCGTGGCGGCTGCCGTATGGATCGGATTGATCGCGTTCTCCGAGAAAGCGGCGCATGGGCCTGTAAGCGTCTGGATGACGACGGCGGATCAAAGCAAGCTGCTGCATCGCGAGGCCGACATCGGTTGGAACAGGGACGGTCAAGCCTCCGACATGACCATCGACGTGGACGACGGAACCGAGTATCAACGGATGGACGGCTTCGGCGCCGCCATGACGGAATCGTCCGCCTGGCTGATCGCGAACAAGCTGAGCGAGGGGAAAAGAAACGAACTGATGAACCGGTTGTTCAGTTACGATAACGGTATCGGGATCAGTTATTTGCGCCTGCCGATGGGCGCCACCGACTTTTCGCTGAGCCATTATACGTACGACGATATGCCGGAAGGGCAGACGGACCCGGAGCTTCGGAGCTTTTCCATCGAGCATGACAAGGCGTACATCATCCCCGCCTTGCGGCAGGCGAGAGCCATCAATCCGGATCTGGGCATCATGGCCTCTCCTTGGAGCGCGCCGGCTTGGATGAAAACTTCGGGTTCTCTCATCAAAGGGAGTCTGAAGGAGGAAGCCTATCCGGTCTATGCCGAGTATTTCGTCAAATTTGTCCAAGCGTACGCATCGGAAGGAATCCCGATCGACGCCGTCACGCTGCAGAACGAGCCTCATTACGAGCCGGACGGGTATCCGGGCATGCGGATGGAAGCCAGAGAGCAGGCTGCATTTGTGAAATCGCATTTGGGTCCGGCTTTCGACAAGGCCAAGCTCAATACGAAGATCGTCGTCTGGGATCACAACTGGGACGAACCGTATTATCCGATCGAGGTGCTGAGCGACCCCGAAGCCAATAAGTATATTGCCGGGTCGGCCTTTCACGGATATGCGGGCGAAGTAGCCAACCAGCAAAAGGTGCATGACGCCTTCCCGGACAAAGACATTTATTTCACGGAGAGCTCGGGCGGGCAATGGGCGCCGAATTTCGCCGACAACCTGAAGTGGGATATGCGGAATTTGATCATCGGAGCGCCGCGTTACTGGGCTAAGACCGTTCTGAAATGGAATCTGGCGCTGGACGAATCGCACGGGCCGGCTAATGGAGGCTGCTCCGATTGCCGGGGGTTGGTGACGATTGACGGGGCGTCGGGGAACGTCTTCTTCAACTCGGAGTACTATGCCTTCGGGCATGCGAGCAAATTCGTGAAGCCCGGGGCCTATCGGATTGAATCGAGCTCCTACGGGGACGGCGGCATCGAAAACGTCGCCTTCCGCAATCCGGACGGCTCCAATGTTCTGATCGCGTTTAACTCCGCATCGGAGAGCCGGCCGTTGAACGTGCGATGGCACGGCCGATCGTTTGCGTATTCGCTCCCGGCGGGTGCGGCGGCGACGTTCGTGTGGCAAGGCGATCGTTCGGCCAATCGGGTGGAGGGGGGCCAGCGAAGCTGAAGCGAACCTCGCCGTATTCGTGCGCCGCTCGCCGATGTGATATACTGGAAGACAGGTATGCCTTGCGATCAGGCGACAGACGAGGAGTGAGATGTCCGAATGCGCGCGCATGAGATTGACTACGCCATCTACGGAAGCGAAATGCAGTATGTGGAGATCGAGCTGGACCCGGGCGAGAGCGTTATCGCCGAAGCCGGCAGCATGATGATGATGGATGCGGGGATCGACATGGAGACGATCTTCGGCGACGGCAGCGATGAAAGCAAAGGCTTAATGGGCAAGCTGTTCGGGGCGGGCAAACGGCTGCTGACGGGCGAAAGCCTGTTTATGACGGTGTTCACCAACCGCGCCGCACAGCGGCAGAGCGTATCGTTCGCATCGCCGTATCCCGGGAAAATTATTCCGCTCGACCTTGAGCAGTATCAGGGCAAAATCATTTGCCAGAAGGATTCGTTCCTCTGCGCGGCCAAGGGCGTGTCCGTCGGGATTGCCTTCCAGCGCAAGCTCGGCGCCGGCTTCTTCGGCGGCGAAGGTTTTATCATGCAGAAGCTTGAGGGCGACGGGTTGGCGTTCGCGCATACGGGCGGCACGGTCTGCGAGCGCGTGCTGCGGCCGGGCGAGATGATCCGCGTGGACACGGGCTGTCTCGTGGCGATGACGCAGGACGTCGATTACGATATCGAGTTCGTCAAAGGCATCAAGACGGCGCTGTTCGGCGGCGAAGGCTTATTCTTCGCGACGCTGCGCGGACCGGGCAAGGTATGGCTCCAATCGCTGCCGTTCAGCCGCATGGCGGACCGGATCGTATCCGCTTCGGGCAACGCGGGCCGCAAGGAAGAAGGCAGCGTGCTCGGCGGTCTCGGCCGTATTCTCGATGGCGACTGAACACGGTTGGGCATTGGGCGCGTCCTCCGATGGAGGGCGCGCTTTCGGTTTCGGCCGAGGCCGGTTCTTCGGGCATCCGGGCGGCAACCCAAAGCCAACGGGCATAGGCAGGGCCGGGGGAATGGACGAAGCCGGTTTGCCGTATATAGATTACATGCGTCGTCGGTTGGAAGGCTTATCAAGCACCGTGTGAACAGGATACGGAAGGAGTAATGGCAGCGTGCAGATCGAAATTTTGCAGTTGATTGAGGGAGCCCGCCAAGCGAGAGGACTTGCGGTCGTGATTGATGTGTTCCGGGCGTTCTCGACCGCCTGTTATGTGATGGCGAACGGCGCGCGCACGATCGTCCCCGTGGGCGGGCTGGAGACGGCCTATCGGCTGAAGCGGCATTGGCCGGACGCGGTTCTGATGGGCGAGCGGGGAGGGCTGAAGCAGCCCGGCTTCGACTACGGCAACTCGCCGACGCACGCCCGCGACGCGAGGTTCGACGGACGCACGGTCGTGATGACCACAAGCGCCGGCACGCAGGGCATCGTAAACGCCTCGGGCGCCGACGAGATTGTGACGGGCAGCTTCGTGAATGCGGGGGCGATTGTCGAATTCATCCGCCGCAGAAGGCCCGAACACGTCTCGCTGATCGCGATGGGCTGGGGCGGCAAAGAAGAAGCCGAAGAAGACACGTTGTGCGCCGAATGGATCGCCGCCGCGCTGCAGGGACGCGAATTTCCGGGAGGCTTCGAATCGATTGTCGAGCGGCTGAAGGGCGAGAGCGGCACGAACCGTTTCCTGGATCTCGACGGCGAGCCGGACGCGTCGAATCCGCGCAGCGACTTCGGGTTATGCCTGGCGCTGAACCGGTTCCCGTTCGTGCTGCGCGTCGAGCCTTACGAAGACGCCGAGGGGGCCCGGGCGGCGGAGGTCGGCGAGCCGCTCTCCGGGCTGCGTCGGATCGACGTCTAACCGCCGGCCGTCCGCTTGCGGTACAGCGCCTCGCCGCCCCGGTAGAACACAATCGACGCCAGCATGATCCCCGCCATCGCGAGGAACAGGATGCGGCCGCCGTATTCCGCCAGCATCAGACCGCCGACCCACGGGCCGATAAAATGGCCCAGGCTCGTGAGCGTCTGCGCGCCGAAGTACGAGCCGCGCATATGTTCCGGCGCGAGCCGGTCGATAAACCAGGCGCCGGCGGGGAAGGTCAGCACTTCGCCCCAAGTGAAGACGACCATCGCGGCGATCATCGACGGCCAACTGTCGGCTAGGGCGAAGCCTGCGCTGCCGAACGCGTACAGGACGACGCCCACCTGCAGGGCGGCTATCGGCGAACGCCGTTCGGCCCAGCGCGACAGGGGCATCTGCGAGAGAACGACGGTGACGGCGTTGACGCTCATCAGCAGCGCGAACAAGGAAGCGCCGGAGGCGAACGAGCGGTCCAGATGCTGGGACAGCGTCGCGGTCATCTGCGAATAGCCGACCGCCACAAGCAGGCCGCCGGCCAGGTACAGGCGCAGAGCCGCGTCGGAGCCGACCGTCCGGATCGTGTCTCCGATCGTTGCGGCTTCGCGCTGCTTGCCTTGAATCTGCTTCAGACCGAAGCGGCGCAGGAGCAAGTCCAATACGACGGCGTACACGAGGTAGACGGTGCCGGTGATGACGAACGGCAGACGTCCGGCCACCAGGCCGAACCAGGCCCCGAGCAGCGGTCCGACCGCGACGCCGATATTAATCGCGACGTAGCGGAGCGAGTAAGCCCGCAACCGCCGGTCCGGCGGGGTAAGGTCGCCGATGAGCGCCTGCGAGACCGGCTCGAAGAAGGAGCGGCACAGGCCGTTCAGCATGTTCAGCGCCACGAAGGCCGCAGGGTGTTGGGCGAAGGCGAACCCGATCAGCACGAATCCCCAGGAATATTGCGCCGCCAGCATGACCCGCCTGCGCCCGATCCGGTCGGACAATGCACCGCCGACAAACCCGCCGAACGTTCCCGCCAGCGAGCTGGCGCCGATCGTCAGGCCGATGGCGGCCGGCTCCATCTGCGCGTCGCGGACAAGCAGGAGCGCCAGAAACGGCATGCTCATCGAGCTTCCGATTCTGGCCATCATCGTACCTAGTATCAGCGTATGTACGATCGGATGAAACGGCTTGAGATCGGCCAGCCACTTGCGCATGTCGGTCACTCTCCGGTGTCTGATTAGTCTATGAATTATGAAATTATATTTTACGAAAGCGAGAATGGCAAGAAGGTATTTTTTTTATATGGAAAAAAATCCTCTGACGACCTCCATATGCGGAACGGCGGCCGCCTCCCGAATATCCGGGAGAGGACCGCCGCACGCTGCAACCGAATCTTGACCCTATCCGTTATACTCCATACAGTGAAATTCCGACGGTCCGCAAGGCGTCGGACGAACGTACGTGTCCGCAACGACGAATCCCGCTTTCTCGTAGGCGCGGATCGCCCGGACGTTCCAGGTCAGCACCTCCAGATCGATTGCGTTCTGCGGAGCGCGCCGCCGTGCTTCTTCGACGATCGTTCGGACCAATGCAGTTCCGAGCCCTCTCCCGCACAAGTCCGGGCGAAGACCAAGCCCGAGGCGGGTAACGCCGGTTATAGGGAAAAATTGCGCGTACCCGACGAGCACCGGGCCGTCCGGGTTGGAGCCGTCCGCGCCGCTTCCCGCCACAACCGCCGCATACTGCCGTTCCCGGATACCGGGATCGCCGAATTCCGCGCCTTCCCGAACCATACGGGTCCAGTCCGGCCAATTGAACACGTCGTACGGGGGCTCGTAGCGCCAGCGGCAAATCTCTTCGGCGTGCTGCTCCGTCATCGGGACTACGGACAGCGTCGGCAGGTCCGTCCTCGCGGATCGCCGCTCCGGAGTCATACGACTCATCCTCCTTATTCTTTCGTCGCTTCCGCCGCGATATCGTGTTACGGCTGCGTATTCGTTCGCCATCGGCCGAGCGCGGTTTTGGCGCGATGAATCAAACGAGGGAAAGCCGGTTGTTTTTGGCGCAACGAGAAAAAATTATCGCTGGAGTTGTCGAATGGGCGGGATAACCGCCATTGTAGCCGCTGCAACGAGAAAAAGTGCGCTTACGAAGCGGGGAGGCGGGGCATTGCGCTTACAAGCTCCGGGTGTCCGGCTCAACTCGCAACAGCGTCCCCCAGCGTCCGATCGCGCGTCTGCCTAAAGCCCGTACGCTTCTCGCGCGGCGGCGCTTATCCGACGGTCGTCACCCGCGTCTCCGCGAAAAACGGTTCCATCGCCGCAAAAGCCGCGCCCAACGCGGTGGCCCGGATGCCCAGGCGGGAGAACTCCAGCCGGGACCGCTTCCGGTGGAACCCGAACGTACGCGTCTCGACCTCCCGCGCCAGCGGCTCCTCCAGCCATTCGGCCGCCAGCGTCAGCCGGTTGCCGATGACGACCCGCTCGGGGTTAAACGCGTGGATCAGGTTGGCGATGCCTACTCCCAACTGGGCGCCGATCTCGCGGAAGAGCGAGGCGGCGGCGCCTTGCGGATTCGCCGCGGCCGCCGCGACGAGCTCCTCCAGTCCGTACCCCTCGTCACCGTCTCCTGCTTCCCGTCCGGCGGTCCTGCCGGGCTTCCGCCCCAGACGCTCCTCCGCCAGCCGCAGCAGCGCCTGCTCGGAGGCGTACAGCTCCCAGCAGCCGCGGCTGCCGCAACTGCACGGGAGCCCGTCCAGCGACACGGTCATATGGCCGACCTCGCCGGACAAGCCGCCGGCTCCCTTGTACAGCGAGCCGTTCAGGATCAATCCGGCCCCGATGCCGATGCCGGCGCTGACGTAGATCATGTCCCCGGCGTCCCGGCCCGCGCCGAACTGCCGCTCGCCGACCGCTCCGAAGTTGGCTTCGTTGTCGATCGCGATCGGCAGGTCGAGCCGGGCCGCAAGCTCCTCGGCCATCGGGATGCCGCGCCATCCGAGATTGGGCGCGAACAGCACGGCTCCCCGCTCGTCGACCATGCCCGGCACGCCGATGCCGACGCCGACGACCCCGTAGGGACGGTCGGCGGCAAGCGCCCGGAGTTCGGCAACGAAGCGCAGCAGCGTCTCCCGCACGGTCGCGTAGTCCCGCTTCGACAGCGTCTCCCGGCGTTCGGCGATCACCGCGCCGTCCAGGCCGGTCAGCAGCGCCAGCACGTAATTGACGCCGAGGTCGATGCCGATCGAAGCGCCGACGCCGGGGTCGAACGCCAGCAGCACCGGCTTGCGTCCGCCGCTGGATGCGCCCGGCCCGAGCTCGCGCACGAGCCGGCTGTCGATCAGCTCCTGGACGAGGCTGGACACGGTCCCTTTGTTCAAGCCCGTGCGGGCCGATATATCCGCGCGGGAGATGGGAGAATGCGATCGGATCAGGTTCAGCACGATCGTTTTGTTTATTTTTTTGACGAGATGTTGATCTCCGGTTACGCTCACGGTACTACCTCTCTCTGCAAAGGCCAAGCCGTTTCTTCTTAGCTTCCTATTTTATCACGCACCCTCCGGAAAACCTAACAAAACTTTGTTTAACCGATGTACAAAGTTATCGAGGCGTGATACAATAGGGCCATCCGAATTCATTCAAACTGATATGGAGGAATGAACTGTGAGCGCTTTCGGCCATATTCCGGAAATCCAGTATGAGGGACGCCGTTCGACGAATCCGTTCGCCTACAAGTTTTATAACGCCCAGGAGAAAGTTCTCGGCAAAACGATGGAGGAGCATCTGCGCATCGCTGTTTCCTATTGGCACACGTTTACGGGCAACGGCGCCGATCCGTTCGGCGCGGGTACGGCGATCCGCCCGTGGGACCGCTTCTCGGGCATGGATCTGGCCAAAGCCCGCGTGGAAGCCGCCTTCGAACTGTTCGGCAAGCTCGGCGTGCCGTACTTCTGCTTCCATGACCGCGACATCGCGCCGGAAGGAAACACGCTGCAAGAGACAAACCGCAACCTTGACGAGATCGTCGCGCTGATCCAGGAGTACATGAAGACGAGCCGCACGAAGCTGCTTTGGAATACGGCCAATATGTTCACCCATCCCCGCTTCGTCCACGGCGCGGCGACGACCTCCAATGCGGACGTAT
The nucleotide sequence above comes from Paenibacillus thermoaerophilus. Encoded proteins:
- a CDS encoding glycoside hydrolase family 30 protein yields the protein MSKVRVWESTIDESKKLAQAEPLDMLEGEGPETTDYTVTVDESVAYQQMDGFGASFTDASAWLVHHALSPELREELMRKLFDREEGIGVSFLRQPMGASDFAWRIYSYDDVEPGETDYELARFSIDHDRQYIIPLLHRAKVLNPDLKVMASPWSPPGWMKTSGSMIGGTLKPECYGVYADYFVQFLDAYEAEGIPIYAVTMQNEPGYEPKEYPGMIVTPEEEARFIREHLGPRLAGRKRPVKIMCYDHNWDVPEHPRAIYEDSEASRYVAGTAWHVYGGRHEAMSDIKERFPDKDVWFTEASGGEWVPPFRDAFLDQMKHVIRTTRNWSKSVVWWNMALDEENGPTVLSRSTCRGVVKIDKRTGELTYNLDYFTLGHISKFVMPGAYRIDSDTYEDDLETAAFRNGDGSNVLIVSNRTKDRKTLTAKSGNRSFFYEIEGEAAVTFRWDADG
- a CDS encoding GNAT family N-acetyltransferase gives rise to the protein MSRMTPERRSARTDLPTLSVVPMTEQHAEEICRWRYEPPYDVFNWPDWTRMVREGAEFGDPGIRERQYAAVVAGSGADGSNPDGPVLVGYAQFFPITGVTRLGLGLRPDLCGRGLGTALVRTIVEEARRRAPQNAIDLEVLTWNVRAIRAYEKAGFVVADTYVRPTPCGPSEFHCMEYNG
- a CDS encoding 2-phosphosulfolactate phosphatase, yielding MQIEILQLIEGARQARGLAVVIDVFRAFSTACYVMANGARTIVPVGGLETAYRLKRHWPDAVLMGERGGLKQPGFDYGNSPTHARDARFDGRTVVMTTSAGTQGIVNASGADEIVTGSFVNAGAIVEFIRRRRPEHVSLIAMGWGGKEEAEEDTLCAEWIAAALQGREFPGGFESIVERLKGESGTNRFLDLDGEPDASNPRSDFGLCLALNRFPFVLRVEPYEDAEGARAAEVGEPLSGLRRIDV
- a CDS encoding glycoside hydrolase family 30 protein, with the translated sequence MKRSGKMRKAAASAGFMVLLVAAAVWIGLIAFSEKAAHGPVSVWMTTADQSKLLHREADIGWNRDGQASDMTIDVDDGTEYQRMDGFGAAMTESSAWLIANKLSEGKRNELMNRLFSYDNGIGISYLRLPMGATDFSLSHYTYDDMPEGQTDPELRSFSIEHDKAYIIPALRQARAINPDLGIMASPWSAPAWMKTSGSLIKGSLKEEAYPVYAEYFVKFVQAYASEGIPIDAVTLQNEPHYEPDGYPGMRMEAREQAAFVKSHLGPAFDKAKLNTKIVVWDHNWDEPYYPIEVLSDPEANKYIAGSAFHGYAGEVANQQKVHDAFPDKDIYFTESSGGQWAPNFADNLKWDMRNLIIGAPRYWAKTVLKWNLALDESHGPANGGCSDCRGLVTIDGASGNVFFNSEYYAFGHASKFVKPGAYRIESSSYGDGGIENVAFRNPDGSNVLIAFNSASESRPLNVRWHGRSFAYSLPAGAAATFVWQGDRSANRVEGGQRS
- a CDS encoding TIGR00266 family protein encodes the protein MRAHEIDYAIYGSEMQYVEIELDPGESVIAEAGSMMMMDAGIDMETIFGDGSDESKGLMGKLFGAGKRLLTGESLFMTVFTNRAAQRQSVSFASPYPGKIIPLDLEQYQGKIICQKDSFLCAAKGVSVGIAFQRKLGAGFFGGEGFIMQKLEGDGLAFAHTGGTVCERVLRPGEMIRVDTGCLVAMTQDVDYDIEFVKGIKTALFGGEGLFFATLRGPGKVWLQSLPFSRMADRIVSASGNAGRKEEGSVLGGLGRILDGD
- a CDS encoding MDR family MFS transporter, producing MRKWLADLKPFHPIVHTLILGTMMARIGSSMSMPFLALLLVRDAQMEPAAIGLTIGASSLAGTFGGFVGGALSDRIGRRRVMLAAQYSWGFVLIGFAFAQHPAAFVALNMLNGLCRSFFEPVSQALIGDLTPPDRRLRAYSLRYVAINIGVAVGPLLGAWFGLVAGRLPFVITGTVYLVYAVVLDLLLRRFGLKQIQGKQREAATIGDTIRTVGSDAALRLYLAGGLLVAVGYSQMTATLSQHLDRSFASGASLFALLMSVNAVTVVLSQMPLSRWAERRSPIAALQVGVVLYAFGSAGFALADSWPSMIAAMVVFTWGEVLTFPAGAWFIDRLAPEHMRGSYFGAQTLTSLGHFIGPWVGGLMLAEYGGRILFLAMAGIMLASIVFYRGGEALYRKRTAGG
- a CDS encoding extracellular solute-binding protein translates to MKRKLGAVLATALFAAAALSGCGGNDEAKPEASASGKSDGKQDAVASAGPDTSKPVELVWYLLGDANKDTPKVMEEFNKMLKKDLNATVKLNFTTWNDWQTKYNLLLTAGEKIDMIFASSWAGFFKYAKQGAFLDLTPLLPKYAPQVQKQVPEQDWSDVTIGGKIYAVPNTNPEYTPDGIVYREDWRKELNLPEIKDLASIEAYMDGIKKNKPGVIPINGSAWNEISTLFMAYHDFHTIGGESGVIVSKSYDTPRDIVAYPFTPEYEAWVKKMKEWADKGYWSKNTLSSKQEAGDLIKAGTGAIYWRNPPGASGFITDMQKQNPKVEIGYFPFTRLHNYAMPTMAIANGMAIPKSAANPERSLMVLEKIRTDPKYYNLITYGIEGYHYDLINDGKNIVTPSKSQDPAKVQGYGIADWGWRYKPLMKSGVGGWDGLDKLNEEFAKISKPDIFSPISMDYDPVKTEYAAVNQVKDQYGKPLMMGLVPNVDEAIKTYRDKLKAAGIDKVLDYVKQQATAYYDEKGIK
- a CDS encoding carbohydrate ABC transporter permease; amino-acid sequence: MKRKKDLSTVSFIAIAYGTLSLLAILCLLPFWLIVSGSFTAENEIIGEGFKIWPKELSIDAYKAVFTNPEQILRAYWVTIWITAAGTFLGLFLTSMAGYVLARKDFKYRNAVSFFMYFTTLFSGGLIPWYILIVKYLSWKDSYLAMLVPGLLSAWNIILMKNFMKSIPDSIIESARIDGANDFTIYSRLILPLSTPGLATIGLFLALGYWNDWFTANIFITTESKYPLQFFLYKILANAAVLRTDIAANLSAVNFKAPAETLKMAVAVVVTGPIVLLYPFVQKYFVKGLTIGAVKG
- a CDS encoding ROK family transcriptional regulator is translated as MSVTGDQHLVKKINKTIVLNLIRSHSPISRADISARTGLNKGTVSSLVQELIDSRLVRELGPGASSGGRKPVLLAFDPGVGASIGIDLGVNYVLALLTGLDGAVIAERRETLSKRDYATVRETLLRFVAELRALAADRPYGVVGVGIGVPGMVDERGAVLFAPNLGWRGIPMAEELAARLDLPIAIDNEANFGAVGERQFGAGRDAGDMIYVSAGIGIGAGLILNGSLYKGAGGLSGEVGHMTVSLDGLPCSCGSRGCWELYASEQALLRLAEERLGRKPGRTAGREAGDGDEGYGLEELVAAAAANPQGAAASLFREIGAQLGVGIANLIHAFNPERVVIGNRLTLAAEWLEEPLAREVETRTFGFHRKRSRLEFSRLGIRATALGAAFAAMEPFFAETRVTTVG